Part of the Quercus robur chromosome 5, dhQueRobu3.1, whole genome shotgun sequence genome, GCATCGGAGATCGTCAATCAGTCACGTCACTCGTCGCTCGGCTTGGTCACGTCACTCGCTCCATCGCTTGTCGCTCAGCTTGCTCTAGTGCTCCCTCAACCTCAACCTCAAGGTATTTCataacttctctctctttttctctctgactctctctctctctctctctctctctctctctctctctctttatctgaaaaatgaaaatgaaagtgaaatttgaaattagactaaaatgaaatgaatgactctctctctctctctctctctctctctctctctctctctctcttattcttttaagactttaacagtttaaatttaataatttatctgATTCTTTTGAACAACTGTGATTGGCTCAACTTAactttaactttattaatattttggcCCTGTtcttgactttttctttttgactttatccgttggtgttggtgagaCTTGGTGAGATACAATTAATTGTCTTATTGtaatttgtgattgtgaaattttttgattGGCAGCTGGCTCTTGTGATTGAGGGACTTGTCTCATTGTCTGTTGAGTGGGGTGGGGGGTGGATGGGCACATGGCACATGGGACCGGGTGAGAAATTTGAATTGAGGGAAGTAAATGCACATGGAATGTGTGCtagtgcaactaataaacaataatttaattaaccaatatattataaaagataaacaaattaaattatgttaggctaaataacaattaataattttataattaatgaaacaacaatataacaaattatagtttataaaagacaaacaaattaatgaaacaactaaataacaataattaataattttattaatatttcaaatgaacttatagtttattctttattcttttgctagaattatggacaaatatttattaaaaaaaccacctacccaagattcatctcctatgcaagattcatcttcatcttcttgatgatggctttggatctttcaactaaaaaaaaaaaaaaaaaataggaacaccctcggaaaaattcctggagtcgccactggCATGTGGTTATGACATATTCCCCCATCTGTTGTGTACAAAGAGAACTTGAAAAGTGTAATAGCCATACTCGAAGATTTTGGGATTTAAGCAGTACTCTGTTTGTCTAACTTGTCGCATGACTAAATCAAGTGACAAATTAATTGATATTGCAAGCCCATTAACTAATTAAGAAGTGCAGCCTATTCTAGTCCATTGATTTGAGTAGATAACTAGTTAAACATTATTGATATCatgcttatatattttttaaatctttaaaaaGCCTTGTAAGAttattattaggtagaaaatgtaaattgtccatattttaaaaaatatatattttcattaattctaaactctttggtttttgaatggtactttactttcaaaaaattaagtattgggtaaaaaaaaaattcactttttttttcttttgtaaattttatattattaagtggatcattataaatatttaagatagtaattagtatttagattgtGGATTATGGagtgatttatttttatctttttttcttttctttttgtatggtgctttactttcaagaaatcaagtactagatatttttttttcactttttttttttcttttgtaaattttatattattaagtggattataaatatttaagatagtaattagtatttatagTGTGGACTATATAGttatttatctttatatttctttttgtttttgtgtggtaCGTTACttttaagaaatcaagtacttggtaaatttttttttttttttttttttttgtaaatttttttcatttatacatTTCTAgcaacaatatttttcaaattctcaaccactatattttttaaatctcccAAGGTTATCATTTTTGGtaacattttaatttgaaaattatcaaatctaCATAATTTAGAATGAAATTATTCATTACTTTTTCCctacaaaattcattaatttttttgcttagttttattttttaggttatgattattattgtagtgggcctttttggTTGTATCAGGCTAGGCTACCTCTTGCAGTATTAGGCCCAAATATTCTaagtaagggagttgagaccggtccaactgcaactcaatttggtccggcttgtgcgcaaactatgtCTCATCTGCCAGGAGCACGCTTACGGCGGGCAGAATGTGGTGCTTATCCTCTGTTTCTGCAGCAAAAGGaacttttctccagtttctgccgcaaaaggaacttttctccagtttctGCTGTAGGACTGACTTTTTTGCTATGTAGCAAAACTTTCTGCTGTGCAATAAAGCTTCCTGCTGTGCAGTAAAGCTTTCTACTGTGCCTTGAAGTTGTCTGCTGTGCATTAAAGCTTTCTACCATAAAGCCTTTTGCTGTGCAATAAAGCTGTTTGCTATGCATTAAAGCTATCTGCTATCATTTAAAGCTATCTGTTGTGCTTTAAAGCCTTCTGCCGTGcagtaaaaccttttgcaatgtGAATGACTACTCTTCGTTTTTACTGCAGAAATACTTTTCTACTTCctgcacataaacaaatctaaaacccaaagaaaatacccatcaaacaaatattagtttaaatgggttagcatattctcaaatatatgcatacatatatgagtatatatacttatacgtattcacatatacatatataaaatatattttgcagaacatgagaaacaagatatatgtatatatatacttatggcaggataatgattagtttgtgtcaaaagtaaaacacgtaataacaaataaagaagaaagcttccGCAGAAAAGGTTTAGCTAGTATAATAAACACAGTAAATATAATGAAAAGGTGCTACAACAGAATAACTAGTACAAAAAGTAAAGATACCACAACAGGACAACTGATGCAGCAAACGTGATAAAAAAGTGTTTCAGCAGAATGATTAAATATAgcaaatataatttataatgagagaaatcaaatatatttgcaatcaaaatagagtattgaatcttcccataggataagtaaaccaagaaagagcccaaaccccaacttgaacaaccttgtcataggattttgccatcaaagttgtgcattttggagaataAGCCTAAATGGCTACTAGCTATTACTTTTGAGGACATCAAAGAGTGGGTTTGCtaagagggagggaaaagatGATCTATTGATGCACGCCCCTATTCCTGccatattttctctctttgttttaccactttctttctttctctccgttCTTCTTTTACTTTTGATTTCTTACTACTCTCCTGCCGTGGGTTGTTCCCCCTTTTtggtctttccttttcttgggTCCTTCTCTCTAAGTGCTTACTACTCTCTTACCATGAGTTTCCCCCCTTAAGTGCTTCCCCCCCGTtcggtctctctctttctgtgtTTTTCTATCTTCCCTGTTTTTCCTCCTCCCCTTTCTGTCATGGTtacctcttccttttatagtaaACTAATTCAATgggatttctcccttttacccctAGGACTTTCACCaactgtttttggtttgttgtgggcATCCCTTCAAGATTACCCACCCACCCATTAGTTGCCCTTGCCATTCCTCAGTATATGTTTGCTGCACCACTACTCATTTCACGACAAAATTCCATTTTGTTTATTCCTGCTGTATACCTCTACCTTTAGGTGACTAACCAATAAGAATTGGGCTACCTCACTACCTagctctatggcatgcatcagaTAGTCTCAAccatttattacttcttttgggtaagaTACCATCCCAGCAAGATATATTCCCAAAAGAAGTCACGGTaggaaaccaaatatagaccctcttttccccccaccaccaaaccacgcCCTCTGAATCCCCTTGACCATGGGCCCACCTCCCTTGTATTGACTGGGTACAGGTCGGTGGTGCTCTGACCCTTATGTGCTTGCTCCACTATCTTCTGTGTTTACCTCCCACGCCGTTTCTGCCGTAGAAGATTAGCTTTGTTTCGGTCTGCTGCGTGTCTCTGTCTTATTTCTTCACACGTTTCCTGCTGTGTTTGTCTTTTCCTTTAGTTTGGCTATTCTTTCCTTCATGCGTTTCCTGCTGCTGACACTTCCTGCtgttccttgtttcttttcacCGTGCTTTTTCATATTAGTTTTCACGCCTATCTTTTATACAAAAGGATTTGGGCCTTTGTGGGTCAAATAATGTTGATTGGATCAAAAGGGTCTTGGGTCCAAGTTATCTTCATCTGCAGAAGCCATTCTGCCACTGTATTCTGCAGCAAAGCTGAATTTTGCAGCAGATTTGTATTCTGCTGCAGATCGCTTTCCCTTGCATTTCTTTCTTTGGACCTCTCTTGCCCTTTGTCTTCTTGGTGGGCCTTTGGGACTTGCTTTTTATTAGGCTTTCCTCCATATAAGCTTTTGGGTACGGATTCAAAAAATGAGCATCAACAATTATTCATTAACTTATCATTATccctttctaatttttcttttaaaaaacctattaaattttaatttaagagatcattattactatttattagaaaatatcTCAGATCATAATCTAGTATTCTtcaactagcctctgagcacgcgctcatgCACTTGCTCagaggcttttttattttttgggtaaaagttaataatttgaatctatTATAAGCATGTGCTCAgagactcttttattttttgggtaaaggttaataatttgaatccattataatttgaggTTACTACATTTTATAATCATAAAATATCTAGAggtgtgatgagtgttatgCATTTGttgatgaaatatttttatcatCACACTCCTATGTATTTTATGattagaaaatgtagtaatctcaaattataatggattcaaattattaatctttactcaaaaaatataaaagcatCTGAGCACTTTTACTAGAAAAACATCTGTGcacttttacccaaaaaatagaagagcctcttagcacgtgctcagaggctagtattatatttattgttttgtgtttgattgacTCAAAAAAATGATCTTATGAACCGCAAGAAAATCATCAATATGACAGAAGTGATGGTAGCAATGGAAATGGAAAAGGTGGTGTGGTAGATATGGGAGAGACAACAATAGTGTGGTGGTAAAGCAGTGTTGGACAAAGAGTGGTGATGGTGGCAGTGGAAATATTGGAGTGAGCGAGTGATGATGGTAGTGACAACATTGCAGATACGTGGTGATGATGGTCGTAGAGAAACGAACGCGATAGTGTAGACAATGGTGACAATAATGATGAACTGTGGTATTGGCAACATTAAGGAATGGAGGAGGTGGGGGTAGCAGGGAATTGCAGGTAACATTTTCCACTATTTTAAAGCGGAAAACAGTTTTCACCTTTTTTGACTTGCTTTAAATTTTATGAACAATAATCATGTTTCAAGATTAAATATAATCATGATCTATAAAAATCTCTAGCACAgttttgaatgaaaataaataataataattaaaaaaaaaaaaaagaaagaaagaaaaagaaaagaggaacaCGGCAAAACTTACGCCACTATAGGGTacatatagtggcgtttttgacaaacgccactaaaaaaaacgccactatagttTGAATTTTGGGCCAGAactcgagtttggcaaactcgagttccaaaatcaGTCCAACTACCTAAATAGTTTGACGCGCATActgttcacaaaattttttctgAAAACAGTCTAAATACCAAATTTTGCCAAAGGAACACTCTTTGAATCtgactctatttcaatttttgctTAACTTCAACCAACATTCTAGTGTTAGTATCACTTTACTTATATTCTGTTATGTGCCACATAATGCAGAAATTTTAGTTTGATGTGGTATTGATATATGGACAGCAAAAGGGGATAGAGTTAATGCGGTACTTCTATGTTTCAGTCTCACAAAAAGCCCTTTCAAGCCTCCACAAAACAAGCCTGTCGGAAGAGACTAGCAAGTAGACTACTATGCATCCACCAAAGATATCCCCTAGACCAAAACACAGCACCAACAAAACTATCATAACCAAGTCATTTCTCTTTATAACACAAGTTAAGCTGCATGGACCACCTTTGTGATGGCTCCATGACAGCGATTTGATCTCCAGTGGCTTCACCAGCCAGAAGAAAAGgctgaatgaaattttttaaacagatattcaattaaaaaagttaaCATGAATTTcatatgctgattttgttttgtattttagaaaTGACATGGACTTCGAAAAAAGCCAGACAGATGACAACCATACCAAAAACATAACATCAAGCAGACATGCACTAATGGTTGGAGGatcttaaaattaattttcaatccAGCAAAGAAGAGAATTCCATAACAGTAATTTACAGACCTAGCATGTGAAAAGGTAGATGCCTAACATGTCATTCAATTTTGTTATACCATGAAATAGCCAGCCATGTTCTTATTTGAAAAGTTGGAACCATCAGAAGGGTTAACAGAACTCAatgattttcttcttcttcggtGGACAAGATATAGCTATAAGACAACTTGAGGACCCTCTAGGAAAAGATAGTACTTGTTCCTGAACCTCCTGTTGCTTCTTTAAGCCATCTGCGTCTTCAAATTCCCAGGGATTAAAGGAAATAACCATCTTCTCTAAGATTGTTGCACTTTTAAGCAAAATCTTAACTGCAAGTAGCTCAATTTCTGATCCATTAAACATAGAGATTTCAATGGTCTTGAGGTGTGTCAAGAGACATCCAGGCACAGGATCCAAAGTCCAATCATATGTTCCAGAATAGCAGAGCATGCATGACAACTACATGGATAACAAAGAAGACAAATTTAAGTTGTAATAGCAATTGTTTATGCTAGTcagaaacacacacaaaaagaaaaagaaaaaagagagattaagTTCTAGAAGAGTTACCCCTTCAAACTTAAGGGAAGAAAGACAAGGTGACTTCCGGAGTATCGTCAGTAGTGCTTCACGTTGTTCTTTGTAGATCAAGACCACCCAATCAATATGTATATGAGTCAAACTATAAAACATAGGCAGATGGTCTAATAATTCGTCTGCATCAGCAAGAGACTAACACAAATATCATAATTCAAAAGAAATTCAGATGAACCTCTTAGGAAAATAATTGgataaaatgaacaaaatcaaaggaaaaatatttcatcCGATTCAGGAAATAAACATACCTCACCTGCATTGTCATCTAGTTCTAGGCTCTTGGCATTAGAGAGCCCCCAAAGGAGCTTCAATTCACGATAACCAATTTTTCTGTCTCCATTATATGCCTGAAGATGTGCTTCAACGATTGAGGATGAGTCTTGAATGTGACAACCATGAACAAAATCACCCATGTAAGAAAAGTACTTCAGACTAGTCCCAAAAACCGCAAACTGACAACCATCTGAATCACATTGATCATCGGCATCATCACTTTGTTCATCTGAACTATATACGTCATCTATGTCATCATTAAGGTAAACCGGACTATTCTGATCATCTATGTTATCACTCTCATTATCTGAATCATTATTCTGGTCAACTGAATTATTCTCACCATCCTCGTCTTCCATATCAGTACAATATGAAGGATCTTTTTCTTGTATGTACAATTTCTGAATCTTGGGACTGGAAATACAAACAGCCTTGACATTCTCCCaactacaaaaaattaaatacaactcCTCCAAGATGGAGCAAACTTTAAAGAGCTTTTGTGCTGAATGATCATCCGGAAATACAATGCGGATAAGAGTCAAGatcttgagatttgagaatgaTACAAAAGAAGGAAGCTCAAGAAGATTGAGCATGTTGAGATGTAACTCTTGTAATGATTCACAACTAAAAAGGCAACTAGGCAACATGAATGGTTCTCCAATTTTATAAAGGCGAATATTTAATACTTGAACCTTATGCTTCACTGCAGCAGATATCCACGTAGTAATGCGAGACGAATCAGATAGGACATTGCATGTGAGTGAGAAGTTTGTTATGGTTGAGGGTTCACGAAGCAAAAGAACTCTTTCCACAAAATCCATAAAGAGCTTCCTTTTATGTGGTGGCTCCTCAGCATCAGTAAAATGATATGCCCCATCATGAAAATCAAGAACTGGGACTGACAACCATAAGTATTTCCACCTATTTGATATTATACTAGTTTTAGCAGCATCTTTTGTTGGAAGGAAGGACAGGATGTGTTGAACAATTGCATCTGCCAGATTGCCTATTCTATTTTCACCTTCACCCACATCAtgttctttgctaaacttttgGTTCTTGGTGTTACATATTGAAGAACTTACATCCATTCTCTCCATAGTCTTTTAGTTTCCCTAAGACACAATATACATTATCAAAGTGCTAAAACCAAAAAACTAATGGGAAGGAACACATGCATCCATTTGTACATGAcgccaaaagaaaaataaaatacaaagtaATAAGAATTCAACGAggaaaatttattcaaattattaCAATTATGAGATA contains:
- the LOC126729186 gene encoding F-box/FBD/LRR-repeat protein At5g56420-like, whose product is MERMDVSSSICNTKNQKFSKEHDVGEGENRIGNLADAIVQHILSFLPTKDAAKTSIISNRWKYLWLSVPVLDFHDGAYHFTDAEEPPHKRKLFMDFVERVLLLREPSTITNFSLTCNVLSDSSRITTWISAAVKHKVQVLNIRLYKIGEPFMLPSCLFSCESLQELHLNMLNLLELPSFVSFSNLKILTLIRIVFPDDHSAQKLFKVCSILEELYLIFCSWENVKAVCISSPKIQKLYIQEKDPSYCTDMEDEDGENNSVDQNNDSDNESDNIDDQNSPVYLNDDIDDVYSSDEQSDDADDQCDSDGCQFAVFGTSLKYFSYMGDFVHGCHIQDSSSIVEAHLQAYNGDRKIGYRELKLLWGLSNAKSLELDDNAGEVCLFPESDEIFFL